The Castanea sativa cultivar Marrone di Chiusa Pesio chromosome 4, ASM4071231v1 sequence gttacgtagctttccttgaaataatgataacttgattctcggttgtggagtaaaataaaatcttcaacctctgttgcaaggaatggagtctgcatggcattgctcatcttttgtggacatattcccacgtctctgaagtatactttgcatcacttatctcctgggggcatctttttggtacctttcaagtctaggctatattgtctctcttctaggatgtgccacttcacaactctaaaatttgaaccacatcatctcccttctgagtggtgttgtttcacatcatgtctctaaaatctggacaacgtcaccttcctccaacatctgaagttgatgttgcatcatctctcctctaagggcatgttcgtgcaatgtcaaaatcatggcggcattcttctcacatcttcaaggttttattggcatctctttgcatcctcaaagtcttgatgggagcttcttgaaacttcaagcttcattataaaggccaatattagtgcagcttctgtgcaaatggagtgttgacacgacttcatggcaaagatgaatgttggcatagcttctgtgcaaatgaagtgttgacgtagctttatggcaaagatgaatgttggcatagcttctgtgcaaatgaagtgttgacacgacttcatggcaaagatgaatgttggcatagcttctgtgcaaatggagtgttgacacgatttcatggcaaagataaatgttggcatagcttctgtgcaaatgaagtgttgacgtagtttcatggcaaaaatgaatgttggcatgacttctgtgcaaatgaagtgttgacgtagcttcatggcaaagaggAATGTTGGCATgacttctgtgcaaatgaagtgttgacgtagctttatgggcgatagcattattgtctagctgaatatccttatggaaacgtcgttgcaaagacgaatatcactaaaagattgttgatgcaagaaaagaatgtaacaacatgaaggcatacgttcttgcaacgttgctatcaataaaatacaaagtcaccaaatgaaggcgaacacttctatgagaacgtcagcgtgaagtttgatatcaaaacccaaagatcaaggaaactgagctgcaaaacaaaaacaagcaacaacaaaaaaagcaaagtcagaagaaaatctcattgcatggctaaacaaaggataaaaaaaaaaaaaaaaaaaaaaaaatcttaaaagctgGAGAAGAAGACTGAAGGCTGGTTCTTGCATCCTTGAAATAAAGCATCAtgattccctaaaaaaaaaaaaaaaaaaaaaaatcagtgaaaattttaaataataataacaaataaataatgaataaaaaaaaaaaaaaaaaaaaaaaaaaaagatctctaCACTTTTATTCAGAAGATTACACTTTGAATAAATGTATGTATGCCCGTatggctttatatagaaaaaatttctgggataaacagacaaaaaaaaagaggaggagTCCAACAATGctgcttctcttccaaattttcaaagttctctgacaaagatgacccaaagaatcaacattcagcagccaccataatgtcttcatcctgtcagggcagccaccataatgtcttcatcctgtCAGGGAGGCCACCAGAATTCCTGcatcctgtcagggcggccaccacaaaattagaccagagaaaaagaaagctataagtccaacaaagacccacgactttctcgtccaaatttgtgaaaattcagCCCTTATTTCACAAATCTGACACCACAGGAGTCTTCTACAATCTTCGATCCGCCAAACACGAAAGTTTCGGGCCCGGATACCAAGCCACGCGCATCCACGCGCCTCCACAAGCTACAAAGGGGTCGCAGCCTACACCTCCATATTTATACAAACCCAGACTTAATTTCAGGAAAGCAGCATTACCATTCGATCCAGCGGCCCCAGAtcgacaaaacccaaaaatctcaaGTCCAAAAAATGACGCACGCGCCGCCAGAAAGTCCGGCAAGTCCAGCATCAGTTGCACGCGCTTCCACGCGCCGCTGGATAAATTCACGCTCAGCCACGCGCCGGCTTCATATCACGCGCTCGCACGCGCCACGCGTGACACGCGCTCCTCATCGATGACGTCAcggatgacgtcatcctccTGGCCCGGTTCGACTCGCTTAGACCCGGTTCAACCCGGAAAATCCGACCCGGATCCGAaccgcctgaaaaaaaaaaaaaaaaaaaaaaaaaaaaaaaaaaaattgacaaattaagactttgaccaaaaaaagtcaaaattttcaaaatggacctgtcccactcaatttttcacgtactttccaattttggggcctgtttcttcaaccgaagctcgaaaattgcacaaccgtccaatttctaaaaaaattgacttttgcacaaattttgaccaaaagtcaaaatttttaagattgacctgtctGGCTCAATTTTTcgtgtactttccaattttggagtctgtttcttcaaccgagattcgaaaattgcacaacagtccaatttctaaaaaaatttgacttttgcacaaattttgaccaaaagtcaaaatttttaagattgacctgtcttgctcaatttttcgtgtgctttccaatttttggttctatttattcatttgagaatccaaaaattGCTCAAACAGTGTGATTCTACAgctattggctttgatgtaaactctgaccgaaaatcaagatgttcaagcaaaacttgtcctatcaagttttcgcaaagattttaattttgaaatctaggtatttgttttAGACTTAGAGACTACAtccgcttctccaaagtactagcggtatccaaaatttaagctctcaagatcataatttgagatccatccatttggtccggattccctcaaaattatcctctagacttgatcaaggctcccctttcaaaaacagacgaactctcacaagtatgtctcagaattgaaattacattgggtcactgcttcaacctattattttcgtcggtgcctaccagtctccaacctaatgttcccattcggcgcccaccattctcatccaccgttcccattcggcgtctaccattctcatccaccgttccgACCGAGAAGTCTCATCCGCCATTCTTAACTACCcagctaccattcttcatctcttcgctataaatagaagggccggATTCGCTAagtccatcaagaaaaaaaaacacatacactgagttatgaaatgaaaatttgcttctttcaaattttcaaatcctccttctcacaacCAGTTCTCACTATGGTCTCGTTATTCTCAATACCGAGCAACCAAGATCACTTCatgatcagtttgaaatcaaccccttcatggttcagtagcaacccttctcacaacatcatcattgttttaggattcaaacaaattttgtttcctcacataatgaccacgtttgttcatagagttattcataacaaggtcggcatcgttgttccatgctttcttggatttggttcaccaggaaatccaagtccagcagagacacccgTTCCTAAGACCAGGGCTTCCGTAGTCTCTTttcaactgtttggtctcccaatagaagcggtggttcggaacaaacagcagCATGGCTGGTTcctaaaaccaggatcacaagttagctccatctttcatttgttatgctttcccaataaaaatgcatcaagtgaagatggtaagaagtgttggggtatcctacaaattgtctcccatccaacacttgtgatgacctccaaggtaccagctcatcagaaattagcctttggtgtcggtgaaGGGTTACCAAAGCCTCATCCCATGTTTCCGCCATCATGGGGTCCAAATGTCATCGTTGCTGGTACTACAAAgcacactttctggaattactccaacttaagatcagcttgaagaatttcagaaaatatacttctgaaattacttcaacttaatgtccgtcagtatgGTCCAGTCACACAGGCGCATTCAACGACTTGCTGACGAACatcattcagcatgcagccagtcccacatcCGAAGGTGTACGTCCCAGAGACATCTACTCCAGAGAATCCCCAACATGCAGGGTCAGAGCCATGATGTCATATATCCCACCCATCCACTtggcttcatcaccatctttttcaccatcaacaacaacaatcccaaaatactcttccgaaattacttcaacttaaccAGAATGATGCAATAAcgcaagcacattcaaccacactcccacatgttctctctgtgatccgaagtatacccttcaactataacttcaccagaaatccttaaaaataagaggctagctccagagctctgcatgctgtatgccaacattctcacctcttctccatcttcaacaccctgtgatcgccaccaacaatccaaaatactcttctgaaattacctcagctTAACAGCTACCGAAATGTTTCAATCTTGCAAGTACATCcaacttcttgcaaataactttcagccccaccaacccactccaagtaccattgaatacccttctgaaattactttgacttaacctttgctcagaaagctcggtcacacgagtacattcaaatacggGCAGACCCCTTCTCAGtctcatcaaaacctttcatatgggtgggtctactcttctgcaattacttcatcctgctaaaagctccaccaccttcagctatttcactagaagagtcaagtataaaaaggaatccactttctttcaagactcattcattcaccacactctaaaaactgtgtgcatgaacgagtctcgagggggcatttgtagagagagaaaattcccgacctatcacaagctgacacatcatactaccaagttcacaaaatacagccaattacaaggcgccacgtactgttgctaggttttgccatcactattcagaaaccaatagaaatttgccaagtgtcattgaaataaaggcatgaaactgcatcagcaggtgtaagcaatgacacaagcagctccgcacatgtaagcgatgacacaggcagcctcgcacgtgtaagcagtgacacaagcactcagcacatgtaagcgatgacacaggcagcctcgcacgtgtaagcagtgacgcaagcactcagcacgtgtaagcgatgacataagcagaccaatcaaactccgccacgtgtcgctcacctacccctaaactcctataaatagaagctttcctaagacatttaggaggagacagaacagagagaaggaagaagatatcttgagttcagaaacccgAAGCTGCGCCaggatcaaacctcaaagcctccaagaacttcaagaacttcaacctagaatacaaacaacattcgaatcaaaatcatccaaactactcgtccggatctcaaagttcaccggaatcaagctcaaaagcctccgaaacctcaacaaaccataaatcaacaaagctctacggaatcaagcctctacagcaccgaagaacttccaccacaaaccttcaaacacgaagaacacacgaagaacacgaagaatacgaagaacacgaagaacaaagaatttctaacaagctcatagccagagattcattgtaattccgtttcaaagatcttcgatctattcctcagccaaattgaagaatatcttatgttcaaatcaaaatcacattaccacaattccaatcaataaatctttcaaggagatcgaatcagaggatcactcttttgtaattacagagaattgtaccacacatttatcaatacaaattcgtatttgtgaaactattttacttgtttgatttatttcgaactaagaaatttagtcgtctacagtaggattttattttatttttgtaattcaatagcTAGAATTGAGAGAATTTGAACATTCCTTTAGAAATACTAGAGAGTGCGAgttgaattacaaaactcttggtaGATTGCAAAGTAAAAACCTTGGAAAACCCAATCATATTTTTCAGCCATTAGTGCTCCACTCTATATGAGAAAGGAATATCACACAATATCTTGCAGAAGTTTGACAAAAATGGTACATGTTCATGAAAATTGCATTGCCATATTTTAGTTTGAGTTTGGAGGAAGGAATTCAACTCACCCATTAATAGGTACAGAAATCACACTCCTAATGGATTACTTTTCTTTCTGTTTCACCTTCTACCcactttcttttaataaatagtACCTTGCACAAAGTCAGAGTTTCAAGTAATATCTAATGGACTTGGTTTAGGTCCAATGCATTTAGTGCATTGGACTCGATCAGATGGTGACACGTGTCTAAAAGTGGACAAATGTCACCATTTCAACAGGTTTAGTACCACTGGACATTATACCTAATCTTGACCCATATCTAATACCCACTTGAGAGATGACACAAGAAAGTGTACCCATTGTTTTGTAGGCACCTCTTAAGATATTGTTTAATGTAACTATCTGGTTCTTAAGATATTGTTTAATTAAACTATTTGGTTAGTGGTTGTATCAAGTCTGGTTGAACAAGTCAATCTCATTTATAGCTAACTAGTAAAACTAATTGAGTCAGAAATATTTCCGGGAAGccaagctatatatatatatgtatgtaggtatgtattatatatatttttataagtatattatatttatttattgtttatacACGGAGAatgtttataattttgatttatcatttgatattttcttatataaataaaaaaatttacctcaATTAAGTCTATCTTTGCACAAAGATAGAGAGCAAGTCTTgatatgtctaaaaatatacaagtcaattttgttttttgttttttttgagaaatatatacaagtcaatttaataagaataaaacatgattatattatttatggtatacattaaatacactttggtttttttttttttttggagaaaaatataCACTTTAATTTAATCAGCTATGTATGATATAAGAGTAACGAGAGGGAACAAAAATACATTAGACAATGATATAATTGCATTACACGTTTTTAGTAAAAATCTAggcattatttaaatttcttgtCTAGATCTATATATATTCCAAAAACACAAGAGGGAgggaaatttttgaaaagtaagGGGGCCATGaaaccccccaccccccccccccccccaacagcCCTCCTCGCATGGAGTATGGACACTTACATGCATGGCATCTTAacattcttcattttttttttcccttttctctaATAGAAGTGAATGGCCTAAATGGAAGGGTGAGAGGGGGAGCCAAACTAGTGATGTTTATTTCATAACCAGATTGACTACCTTGGCACTAAGGTGTTTTATAAATACTAATGGATGTGAATTCTACCATTGGCCAAGTGCTTAATGACATTTCCTACTTCACAAGAGTTCCCAGGAAAGACTTCATACATTATCATTTGCATCTGAAGCAATGGAATCCACTAGCAGCTTAGAATATAATTATTCTCAGAAAATACATCACATCCATGAGATCACAAAAGAAGCAGAATTTAGAGAGGGTAATACATTGTTCATAATATGCACATTTGTATACAAGCTTTTCACCAGGAGTATAAAACTATAAATTGCAGCCTCACATAATTGTGAACCTTTTTGTCTTggagagggggaggggggggggggggggggtggtttgGAATATACCAATTTTAAATGTTGGATTTAAAATTCTCCTGCAAAAATTTGTAAAGCTCCTCAGCAACCATGGCAGGATACTCCTCTTGTGGAAGAAGAGCACCTGGAACCTCAACAAACTTGCTCACTCCTTTGGCTCCCTTTAAAGCTTCCATCTCCGCTTTTGACCTTTTTGGAGATCCTTTAGCGGACACAACCAGCACAGGTGTCTTTCCCTCCAAATTTGCAAGGAGTTCAAGAAACTCCTCCCGAGATTGGACAGGGTCAAGTACACCAGTTAAGAAAGCAGCAGGCAAATAACGAGCACCCTTCTGTTTTGTTAGTGCATATCTGCTTTTAATGATGCCTGGAGTAACATTTTCAGGATTGGCATAAACATGGGATTTGTACTGGGATTCAATAGCCTTTTCATTGCTGACAAGCATGTTATACATCATCCATCCCACAGCAGGAGTCCTTAAGGTGCCCCTAAGCAACCCATACCTGGTAAGTCAATAAGAAAGCGAgttaaaaaagaaggaaaaaaagagagagaccaaGTATGTCacattttaattaacaaaacaaattagattttcaaaattttggttttggtttaagaaattaatgtaaaaattCCAAGGATTCAACATCATTTGGCGGATAACATTCAGAATACCAATCACTACTATCTCCAAGTGATAGGACAAAAACACAGAGAAATGAGTTCGTACAACCTAGCACCAAATCCTTTACAATCAGTAGATTCAACAACATTTGGTGATAATATTCACACTACTATCAATAAGTGATGGGACAAAAAACACAGAAAAACTTTATTGCAAAATCTAGCACTAAATCCTTTACTATCAATATTATGACTATGAGGAGGATCCACATATCTCAAGTTTTGCACCAAGAGAGATAGAATGACAGCGAGGCAGACAAGCAACTAAAAAAGGGTGAGGTTTCCAGAAAAATGTGTGGTTCTTCACTTCTGCTTTGTCTTTTCGGTGttagataataaaaatgatactTTTAAACAATCTATCAATTCTCATCATATTGGAGATATCGAGGTTAAGCATACCTTGTTTCCATGCTGGAATCTCGACCAAACACAATAGGAAGGGGACCAGCCCAAGTAGGTGCCACAGCAGCTATGGCCACAGGTTTCACCAAACCCTTTTTAGCAGCATGGACTGTAATTGTCGCTGCATGCCCTCCTCCAAAGACCACCAAATTATTCTCTAGTTTAGTAACAGAAAATTATTAGCAAAAGAAATTCCAGATGATCAAACAAATAATTTCCTGGGAATATTCATAGAGGCAAGAAAATCCTTGAGACGCagaacaaaattaaacaatatGTAAGGAAAATATGTTCCCTGGAATGACTCCCCCCCGCCCCCAACCCCTCTTTTGGTAGGGGAGGAAGAAGCATGATAACATTTACAAAAGGAAAGTTCTGATACAGCTAATATAATATACATGTGCTAGAACCAGagcacaatgaatttgttacgAAGATAAAATGACAGACAAaggaaaaacaaccaaaatgcATTTCCTGGATCACACATATATAGACCAAACAAAATGCATTGTTTTATCACTCTAAGAGACCAGCCAAAGCCAACCATCCCAACAGATACAAAATCATCTCCATTTAGAGCTAGGAAAGATCAGCCAAAGCCAATGCTTTGAAGCTGGATATGTCAGGCAACATAATTTCTGAAAACCCAAAATGCATTTgctttgggggagggggggcgGGGGGTGGCAAATATTAGATTAGGCACTTATTGCAAATTAATGCTTCGATAGTCGACTTAAAACTCATATTCTAGGAGTGCTATGTAACCTGGATATTGAAAAGGCTTACGGCCATCTTAATTGGGAGTATTTAATCTATTTGCTGGGAAGAATGGGATTTGGTGACTGATGCAGGCGTTAAATTCACTCCCGTACAAACATAGTTTGTTTCTTAATTTGGGTTAAAGGCTCCCCATCAGGTTTCTGCAACAGTTACATGGGATTAACGCAATGATTAGTAGAATACTCATGAGAACCAtggaaaaagggggggggggaggggttCCATCCGGCTTTTGAGTTGGGAATGGCTCTAATGACAGCTTGGTGGTTTCCCATATTCTTTTTGCAGATAACACAATAGTATTATGTGACAGCTTGGTGGTTTCCCTTAGAAGTCTGGGACAACTCCTTTATATCAGTTTGTATTGCTATACGTTGAAGTTATGTCAAGCCCAAAAGTCCATTTGGGCAAGAGAGATTGTTCTGTAGGACACATTGGGTTAATTGATGAACTGGCTGGTAACTTATGTTGCAAAGTTGGTAACTAACTTGCCATGAATCACTTAGGCATGCCCTTAGGATCGTCATTCAAGGAGAGAATAATGTGTAATTTAATTCTacagattattattattataagtaaAATGGAGTGTAGATTATTGGGATGGAAGAGATTATATTTGTCAAGAATAGATCGCTGGCTCTCTTAAAAAGTATGTTATCCAGTGGACCAACATATTGCTTTTTGTTATTCGCCATTCCTACCTTTGTGGCTAATAGATTAGAGAGATTTCAACGGAATTTTTTTGTGGGGTGATTTGAGTGATGAGTTCAAATTCCATTCTGTAGAATGAATAAGATATGTTCTCCCAAAAATGGGGGGTTTGAGAGTGTGTGAACTGGATGCTTTCAATCACTCTTTGTTGTGTTGGGGAAGAAGTAAATCATTTATGGATATGAATGGTTGATTTGAAAGATAGGAAAATTCGGGTCAATGGATATCAAGGGTGATCACAAGTACGCTTGATGTAGCTTCTACACTTGTATTAGGGCTGGTTGGGGTAGTTTTGTAAGTTATGCTCAGTTTGAGATTGGGGATGGCTTGAGGTTTTGGCATAACCTATGGTGTGGGAATCAATCATTGAAAGAGCTTTACATGAAATTATATGCACTTGCAATTAACAAGCATACCTCAGTTAATTCTTACTCAGGTAAGCAGAATGAATGGGGTTCTTGCTCTTCGAATATCAGGTTTATTTTTGCTTATAATGATTGGGAGTTGGAATTAGTAGACTTTGTGTTTAATACTCTGTACTCCAACATTCCAAGTGGTGCATGAGATGGAGGCTGCATGGTACCGTGTTTGATGTCCATTCATATTTAGAGGATTTAGGAGGCTAGTGTGGTGTGTCTTTTCCTTGAAAGACCATTTGGTGCACTAAGGCACCAAGAAAAGTTATATTCTTTGCGTGGATGCCACCATGGGGGAAAATCTTAACAActgcaacaaaaacaacaacaacaacaacaatcaagtcTTCATCTCAGGTTTTTGAGGACGTTATAGATTTTTAATAGATTAGTTAGGGTCAGCCCcatctatttttttccttaaggGAAATCTTATAACTTGGTAGATTAATGTTGTATGTGTTAAAGTGGATGGTGAAATTGGGGTCATATATTGATGCATTGTGATGTGGCCCATGAGTTGTGGTTTTTTGTAATTGCGTTGTTTGGGTTTCATTGGGTAATGCCTAACTCtccatttggattgagggggaaggagggggagtagagtagagttggcccaaaattagcctattttcagCAAACTCTATTCTTACTCCCCTCcactccccctccctccccagtccccctcaatccaaatgggCCCTAAGAGTGTAGTGGTTTACAATTTTGATGGAGAAATAGTTTTGGTAACTAGAAAGGTCATTTGTTTGGTATATAGCCACTTTATGCTTAGCGTGGGTAATATGGAGGGAGGGAAACAATCGAACATTTGATGGAGAGGGTTCGATTGATGGAGTGGAGGTCTCCATTattgagatgaaatttttatttgtgatcATTGTTTGAATGGTCATGTGTTCTTGGCTCTAATGAGAATCGCATgcattgtaaaatttttagacTATCTGTTTCACATTGTAATTCTCGTACAATGTAAAGAGAACTTCCTGCACACACCCTGTGTACACTAGGATCTCCTCCttatcaataaaacttaaaaaatactataaatcaTGATCTTTGTAATATTTACAGTTAAAAGGTGCATTATTCAACCTTCTATGATAAAAATCTATTGAAAACAAAGGCCAAGCTCTTCAGAAACTGAGAAATGTTTTAAGAAAAGTAAAACATCAGGTGATGAATATCTTCAAAACAGCCATACCAACCTGAATCACTAATTGGGCCATTGGGAGCGTTGATTAAGTCAACAAGGAATTTCTCTAGAACATCGGCATTGTATTCTATCTTCGGCCTATCCGAGTATCCCAGACCAGGCCAATCAACAATAGTGGCTCGCCAATTGACTTCACCGACTCGCTCAACAATGTCTCTAGCCACTGATCTCCATTCTTCAACAGTACTAACATCAGAAATGGTTGGCATCATAAGGATATTCTTAGGAGGATCAGAGCTTTGCCGGTTCACA is a genomic window containing:
- the LOC142630733 gene encoding uncharacterized protein LOC142630733, which encodes MAISAAFFTSSSPSLTLPCKIHKPFYSQSVHFLKPLTVKASTTLDYSKVSVGDKTPSPSKTSNWQWKFKDNYINIYYEEHVNRQSSDPPKNILMMPTISDVSTVEEWRSVARDIVERVGEVNWRATIVDWPGLGYSDRPKIEYNADVLEKFLVDLINAPNGPISDSENNLVVFGGGHAATITVHAAKKGLVKPVAIAAVAPTWAGPLPIVFGRDSSMETRYGLLRGTLRTPAVGWMMYNMLVSNEKAIESQYKSHVYANPENVTPGIIKSRYALTKQKGARYLPAAFLTGVLDPVQSREEFLELLANLEGKTPVLVVSAKGSPKRSKAEMEALKGAKGVSKFVEVPGALLPQEEYPAMVAEELYKFLQENFKSNI